Part of the Salvelinus sp. IW2-2015 unplaced genomic scaffold, ASM291031v2 Un_scaffold2081, whole genome shotgun sequence genome, TCATTACAGGAAGTTAACTGAGGGTATTGAGCAGGTCGGGCGCGTGCATAAAGGTCATTGGGaaattttctttccttcttaatgcgtttgacgcctagatcagttgtgttttgtgacaaggttagaggtggtgtacagaagatagcccaccACAGAAAAGAAGATCCAGAGTTAatctgctacagaggatagttTATTTTAGAGTGaactgcacctcaaattgcagGCACAAATAAATACTTCTACagagtcaagtaacagacacatctcaacatcaactgttcagaggagaattgCGGTGACATCAGCCTCACAGtcggaattgctgcaaagaaatcacttactaaaggacaccaaataaCTAAGAAGATACTTGCCTTGGCCACGGAATAACATGAGCAATTGGACATTGGCCCAGTGGAAattgtccattggtctgatgagtccaaatttgagatttttcgtTCAAGCCGCCGTGCTTtgttgagatgcagagtaggtgaatggaagGCGCCCCACATCCAAAATATTTTCCACCTTGCACAGGTTCtcataaattcaacaaaatagcGATTAAATACTCTCACTGTACTTTTTTGAAAATTGTTCCTTCCTCTGATTCTGTCATCCAAAGAGtccccagctataacatgtaggtCGTATTTGTTAGCCATTTAAAATCTTTTCTTTTATGATCCCAAAAAGTCATTTATAGGTTGGCGTCATCGATTTGCAGTAATTCCACTCGCTTCAACATGCGATGAATGGGAAGAGGGGAATCCGAAATCTCAACCCCTAAACTTTGTTaccaacaagtcaaaatatgtttttatgttactcctcagataccctaaataTGTAattcaaactataatattttctTATgaaaagaagtatgttcaataggaatcCGGTTTTAGCAGGTGCGTTTCTTGTCTTCATCGCGGTGCCCAAACACGGAATTTCCAAGGAACTGCGTGTCCCTGTCTAAAACTgatattctttattgttttggaagttacaagcctgaaaccttgaacatagactctGACacatgtggaagccataggaaattGGCATCCTTGAGGAGCTAGAATATTCAgtatgcccctatactttccattgtaaggaGATGGTCTTCAAAAAAAAACAACTCAGGTTGGAATTTTCTTTGGAtgttctcctaccatatctattgtgttatattctcctacatatTTTACATATCTATTTTATTACTCCTAcattttctacaaacttcaaagtgttttctttccaaatggtaccaattatatgcaatatctctggcttcagggcctgatgCAACACGCAGTTTACttggcacgtcagtcaggcggaaattgagaaaaaggggcctagccctaagacgtTTTTAAAGCTGGTGAGGGAATTGCAAAGAGTGTGCAATGGCTGTTCAGCATCCTTCAAAGGTGGCTTACTGTGAAGAATTTGAAAATCTAaactatatttgatttgtttaacacttgctTGGTTTACTTACATgatccatatgtgctatttcatgaAGATgttatgtcttcacaattattctaccaACTTAgaaaattagtaaaaaataaagaaaaaacccttgatgTGAGTTAGGGTGTTCCAAAACGTCTGACTGGTAATGTACATTCTCCTACAAGTGGGCAGCGCAGAGGCAGGAGACAGGAGGCCAGGAGGACAGGAGGCAGTGCAGAAGTGACATAGAGCAGGAGTAGTGAAAGATGCTTCTACTGCAAAATCAAGTCACATGGAGAGTACACAACACCTATTCTTGGAAGCCATAATCAAATTCTCATGCAGCTAGTGCTCCAGGACTACATAAACAAGCCGTTCTCCACATCGTTGAGCCTAAGTTAAGTTGTCAGTTCTCCCCAATTCAAACTCATCAGATACAGAGTATAACACCCTTCCCCTTGAGGCTGAGGGTTAGCTTTTCACTGCACCCGCTCTCTCATGACCTTGTGGTCGCTTCCACCCTTGTCCACCCTGCACCTGTAGTGACATCAATTGTGACCCTTGGTGAGGATGGCAGGTATCAAGCTCCCTGTTGTCCCCACCCTGCACCCTGCTGGTGACATCAAATGTGGACCCTTGGTTGGAGGATGCAGGTTCAAGCTCCCTGTTGTCCCGCACCCTGCAACCCTGCTGGTGACATCAATGTTGACCCTGGTGGAGGATGCAGGTATCAGCTCCCCTGTTGTCCCCACCCTGCACCCTGCTGGTGACATCAATGTGACCCTTGGTGGGAGGATGCAGGTCATCAGCCTTCCCTTTTGTTTGTCCCCACCCTGCACCCTGCCTGGTGAATCAATGTGACCCTTGGTGGAGGATGCACGGTATCAGCTCCCTGTTGATCCCCAGCCCTGCCACCCTGCTGGTGACATCAATGTGACCCTTGGTGGAGATGCAGGTAATCAGCTTGCCCGTTTGGCCCCACCCTGCACCCTGCTGGGTGACATCAATGTGACCCTTGGTGGAGGATTGCAGGTATCAGCTCCCTGTTTGTCCCCCCCCTTCACCCTGTGGTGGAACATCAATGTGACCCTGTTGGAGGGGATGGGGCACGGAAGGTATCCAGCTCCCTTGTTGTCCCCACCCTGCACCCTTGCTGTGACATCAATGTGACCCTCTGGTGGAGGGATCAGGTATTAGCAGAAAAGATGTAGCTACTCTGTTCGCTGCCTCTGTAGGCTGCCAATGCCAAAACAGCTGCTAGACAGCGAGGACAGGTTTGTATGAGCGAATAGAGAGAGTATTGTGTGTTAGTTGGAGGGTTGAGGTTGGTATTGTACTCTAGTGACAGAGAGAGTTATCAGTCTCTCCGAGGACAGAGGAGTTGCGTCTCCATATCTCCTCCCACCTATTTACTAAGAAAGCAGATGGAATTAATGGTCCATCCATCTAAAATCCTAATGTACTGGAGCAGTGACGGGCTTATTTCTCCTGTGACGGACTGACACCCCTCCTCCATTACATAACATTCacgcttgttgtgtgtgtgtgtgcagtgggtcTGTGCAGTGAGTGCGATGCGTGCGTGTGGTGCGCAGCGTGGTTATATTTGTGTGTTGATGGAGTCGCCTCGTCCGTCATGTTTGGATGGCCTAGTTATGTCAGTATCTGTAGTACCAGAAACTGCTCTAGGTCCATAAGGAATAGAATCTCACTAATAGAAATCAGCAGCAAACTGGATCAGTTATCACGTCTGTTTTACCCTGATCTTACACCTCTCCTCAATTCAAAtgtcaagggctttattggcatggggaaacatATGGTTTGgcattgccaaagtaagtgaaattggttataaacaaaagtgaaattaaacaataaaaaaaacaggaaaatttcactcccaaaaataaaattaaaaagatatttcaaaatgtcatatTGATGTCTATACTATACAGGTGTCTGTAATGAGGTGCAACAtggaagataaataaacataaatattagGTTGTATTATGATGGGTtgtttcactggttgcccttctcTTTCGCAAACAGGTCACAAAATCTACTGAATTCTGAATCtgaaactcttctctctctctctctctcttctctctcctctctctctctctctctcttctcttctctctcttctctctctctctctctcttctcttcctctctctcaggctgttctttcctgctcttctctcttatccttcatcctcctctactctcttatccttcattcctcctctcctcttctctatcctcaaccttcctctcctctcttatcctcatccttcctctcctctcttatcctcatcctccctctactctcttattcctcatcctcctctcttatcctcatcctcctctactctctttaTCCTCCCCTACTCTcttatcctcatcctcctctcctctgctgtatCCCTTCATCCTCCCTGCCTCTCatatcctcccctcctctcttatcCTCCATCCTCCTTCTACTCTTTATCCTCATCTGCTAACACTCTACTCGTCTTATACCTCCCTCTACTCTCTTATcctcactttctcctctctcctcatctctctcttatctcttaaTCCACATCCTTCCTCATACTCTGGTTATCCTCAAATCCTCCTCTACCTCGTTCTATAATCCTTCCTCTACCTTATCCTCCTATGCTacttatcctctctcctctctatccaatcatcctcatcctcctctacctcttcgtTATCTCATCCTGCGCTCTACTCTCTTCTAAATCCTCATCCTACACTACTACTCTTCTTATTCCtcattcctctttcctctcttatcctcccctcctcctcttatcCTCATCCTCGATTTTCCCTTTTTATCCTCATTACAATGCTTTCTATGTAAGTTCTATGTAAgttctctctgtctatgtgtatTGTCTCTATTTCTCTGCTGCTGTTAAAGACATAATGctaaatctctctctttccttctctaccCTCGGCTGTCTAGCGTTTAGTTTCCATCTCTTttaccctcttttctctctctgtgttgtggtgtgtttcgTAGCTGTTCATTGTTTCCTGCCTCTAAAGATCTCTTGTGTCGTATGCCCCTCTGTGGTTCATCTTGATCCTCTATCTAATCAGTCAGGTAGAAATCAAATACTTACACAGGCCTCTCTGATCCCGTAACCCCTCATCAACATCGAAAAACAACACgcaccaggaacacacacacacgcacacaggaacCCACACACGatgcacacaggaacacacacgcTGATGCACacgaccacaacaccacacacatggtcaacatgacaacagcaccAAAACGGACACAAGCCATCATATACAGTAACAATGATAAGTGAGTATGCTAGTATAAACCGAATGATATACAGACATGCATGCAGGTGTGTCATaaagagatatacagtacatgacatgAGTATGATTTAGTAAAGAGATATAATAACTATGATAGATGTGTGATTGATAAAGATTGATATTAGCGAGAATACATATTAACAGTACATGATAGAGTATTATGATTATAAagagatatacagtacaatgGTATGATAAAAAGTACATGTATGATTATGGAATTAATAAGAAGAAGTAATATACAAGATTTTACATAAAATATGTTCTTGTGATGATTATAAAGAGAATATACATGTGAACCATGATTGAGTATGCATTAGTAAagaagatatacagtacataatgaAAGTATGATATAAAGAGATATTACAGTACATGATGAGTGTGATGTTTGAAGaatcatacagtacatatacagtactatgATGAGTATGATTATAaagagtatatacagtacatgatgaGTGACATAAAAGAGATAGACCAGTACATGAGATGAGTATGATTATAAAGGCGATTACAGTACATGACAAGAGTATGTTCATTAGAAAGAGATATACATACATTGTATGAAAGTGTGATTATAAAGAGATGATACAGTACATGATGAGTATGATTATAAAGAGATATACAATACATGATGAAGTATGATCATTAAGAGATATACAGTACTCAATTGATGAGGTATGATTATAaagagtatatacagtacatgatgaGTTATGATCATAAAGAGATATACAGTAACATGATGAGTGTGATCATAAAGAGGTATACAGTACATGAAAGTGTGATTATAAAGAGTAATAGTACATGATGAGTGTGATTATAAAGAGATATATAGTATCGATTAAGATAGTATGATGTATAaaagagatatacagtacatgatgaGTGTGATCATAAAGAGATTATATAGTTACATGATGAGTATGATTCAATaaagagatatacagtacatgtgagTGTGTGATCATAAAGAGATATTACAGTACATAATAAGGTGATTATaaagagatatacagtacatgatgaGTTGTGCTTGATAAAAGAAATATAACAGTACATTGATGAGAATATTATAAtgaaagatatacagtacatgtatagtGTGATCATGAGAGAGATTCATATACAGTACTGTGTAtttaagatatacagtacattgatgAGAATGATTATAGATAGAAGATATACAAAGTACATGTATGATGTGGTAGTATCATAAAGATATATACGTCAGTACGATGTATGAAGGTGATGATATATGAGAAGAGCGGATTACAGTATCATTTTGATGAGTATGATCTATGTACAGAGATTTTACGCGATAGTACATGTATGTAGTATGATTTGTAAATAGAGAAAGATCATACAAGAGTACATAGAATAAGTGTGTTTGATCGGTGAAAGGAGAGNNNNNNNNNNNNNNNNNNNNNNNNNAGTGTGATCGTaaagagatatacagtacatgatgaGTGTGATCATAAAGAGATTTACAGTACATGATGAGTGTGATCATAAAGAGATTTACAGTRCATGATGAGTGTGATCATAAAGAGATTTACAGTACATGATAAGTGTGATTATAAAGAGATATATAGTGCATAGAGAAGACAGTTCTCTATGTAATTAATTTGCCTGCTGCATTCTGTATTACAGTATTTCACTGTCTAGTATTGTACATTATTGAACAGTGTTGTACTGTAAAACTCTATGGATTTCATTTTTTGTCTCTATCCCATGAATGCATCCATCTGTATAACTGAAGGAGCAGTGCTGTAGTTCTGTCTTGTTATTCTATGTGAGGTGAGAATGAACTGGCAACCCTCTTGAGTTTAGTCCCGGGATTAGACCTGCAGTCTACCTCTGATTGGTTGATCTGTTTACCAGGCTACATCTTCAGGAACTGTACGAAGGACGGCTGGACAGAGCTGTACCCTACGTATGAGGAGGCCTGTGAGTTCGCAGATGAGTCAGAGACAGGATCAGAGGTTAGAGACACCACACCACATCACTCACGACCTGTACCTTCTCTTTTACTTACTCACTCATTTAATCACTCATCGGAATTGTCATTGTTCAATTTTCTTCTCAGGGGAGATAGAATGGGATTGGTTGAGGGGAGAATTTGTCacatttcaaaatgtaacaacTCCACTGAGCCATTAATTCATGTACTTATTCAGTCATGTACTTATTCAGTCATGTACTTATTCAGTCGTGTACTTATTCAACCATCTACTTATTCAGTCTATATATATAGGCctactctttttttcttctctctctctctctctctctctctctctctctctctctctaagcatTGTTGAACGTCGGTTGTGTTACTTTGTTGTGTTACTAACAggtcggccagccagccagccaaacaaTTACATTGCTATCTCTCGTTACATCACTAACGATGGATATCTGAGTATTCATCTGAGAAAGCCCTGGCTGTTTCTGCAGGCCATTCACGCTAACCATctggcaacacatacatttagACAAATCACAAGTTTGAAAGGAAAGgcaaagagaaaataaaataaatggtaggacagacagagtgagagatgagAAGGATAGATGAACATCCCAGACTTCCTAGCAGTCATAGCTGAGTGCTCAGGGGGCTCTTCTCATCCCGCTGTcacatccctccctctgtctcattCCCAACCACTCCCCATATACACACAAGCGCAGACACACGTATCtccacacaccctctctcacGTACACCTAGaagacgcagacacacacacttgccaAGGCCATGAGGAAGGTGTGGGATCGTGCTGTGCATCTGAAAACGCTTATTAAGTAGTGTAACTCCCTAGACAGAAACACAACAGTATCTTTCCTAGCCCGATATGTTCATTCGCTATACTTGTACCTTTTTGTCAGTATATGTAATGACATTATTATATGATTGAGTATATGAGGGACATAGAGGGTAGCCTACTGATGGTATTTGAAGTCCTCTCAGTTATAAAACTGAGGTTAAGCCTGCACTATATGTTTCtttttgacctctgacctgttgCTTTCCAGACAACATACTTCTCCACCATCAGTCAGGTGTACACCACTGGATATGCCACCTCCCTCGTCTCCCTCATATCAGCCATCTTTGTCTTCACTGTGTTCAGGTAACACTAGGACATACTCAGTCCAATATTTATTCCttagatacacacagatacatgATAAAGCTGTGATGATAAATAGATAACACTGGAAGACTGGATTGCGGTCATATAGGCATTGTAGTTCAATATGGACCATCTAACATGACAGGAAATGAGGTCAGTCTAACAGGAAGTTGACTCTCCTGTACAGGAAGTTCCACTGTACCAGGAACTACATCCACATCAACCTGTTTTCCTCATTCATCCTGAGAGCCAGTGCCGTCTTCATCAAGGACGGAGTTCTGTTCGCTGATGAGAACCTGGACCACTGCTTCATGTCCACCGTGAGTGTCATGCTGTCATCAACAAGCGACACAAACTATACTGGACTTACTGTCTTAATACTGTTTATAATTCCCCATCACACTTTCACCTGTTATGCCACCATATATTTAGATATTCTATACCATATCTATATTACTGTCATGTATGTTCATATAGTGTATACCACCGATTTCTACTAAGTTCCTGTGGTTTTATAGGTCTGTCTTCATCCGTGCACTTTCCTCTTTTGAATGTCATTGCCTTCAGATGTATGACTCATCTTGTTGTATGGGAAAAGCATCAGAGGGTGCTGTGAACGCTATCTGACTAGAGCACATTTTAGCTCATTGAAATGAATCTGTGAGAGACAGCGAGTCGAGACTTTCTCCTCCAAATACTTTTATGCTAAAACATTGGCCTGCTTCTAAAAAGAGTGAGTCGTCCAGTCGACTTTGGTCCTTTTCTGTGGCAGTGAGGCCATTGGATCAGAAGATCAGTGGTGACTCATtaagagtgatgagagagagagagagagagactgataagagagagagaatgatgagagaggggagaaagagaggggaggggagagagacagataagagaagattagattaaagagagagaaaatagaaaggaagagaagagagagggggagagagagagagagagagagaagagagagagagaagatagagagagagagagagagagagagagagagagagaggtctcttGCACCCCAACAGGACACCAGGTTCTATATTTAGAAGCTAAATCCACAGCACAGAGAGGAGATAGGGGATTACAGAGACTACTGCAGAAGTAGAGAAGGGTGGTAGTGTGATTGTGGCTCAGGGAGTCACCACAGGGGTACAGGGGAGGAGTGGAGGTGGCAGTGTGATTGTGGCTCAGGGAGTCACCAGAGGGGTACcggggaggggtggaggtggcAGTGTGATTGTGGCTCAGGGAGTCACCAGAGGGGTAcaggggaggggtggaggtggcAGTGTGATTGGGGTTCAGGGAGTCACCAGAGGGGTACAGGGGAGGAGTGGAGGTGGCAGTGTGATTGGGGTTCAGGGAGTCACCAGAGGGGTACAGGGGAGGAGTGGAGCTTCCAATTTGCTcactcatcccccctcctctcccctgtaactattccccaggtcgttcctgtaaatgagaatgtgttcttcgtcaacttgcctggtaaaataagtgtaaaataaaaaaataaaagagctgAGAAAACTCTGATATTGATGTtgctatatggtgtgtgtgtgtactgtagatggCGTGTAAGTCAGCGGTGGCCTTCTTCCAGTTTAGTATCCTGGCTAACTACTTCTGGTTGCTGGTGGAGGGCATGTACCTCCAGACCCTCCTGGCCCTCACCTTCGTCTCACACAAAAAGTACTTCTGGTGGTACACACTCATCGGCTGGGGTAGGTGAccttctctttttatctctctccatGTCCTCGTCTCACTCCTTCTTTTCTCCTTCCCTTTGTCCTTCTCTTTTTACGTCTTTCCCTCTGTACTTCTCTTGttacttccttctctcttctcagcAACTCAAAAGAGGAATGGTTTAGTAAGGACACCTGGCTGATATTGTCCTCTGCATCTGTTAGGTCTCCCAACTACAATACTGTTGGTGTGGGTTCTGACACGCAACTTCTATGATGACCGGGGGTAAGGATAGAAACTTATGTTTACTATAATCTTACTCTGAATTGATATTGTCATGTGGCCTATACACATGAATACTAATGTATTGTTGgcggttggaataatactgtactgtataatatCATGTGGTTCTGTCTTGATGTAGTTGCTGGGACGACACTGATGTGGCCTTCATCTGGTGGATCATCAAAGGGCCAATAACAGCATCACTACTGGTGAttggcctaaccctaacctaaccctaaccctggtttcatgtccacatcccagttcttCCTAACCCAACTCCAACCCAAATCCTAACTCCACTCTAACCCTAATCCACCCAGTGTTGTAAAGTATCCAGCCctaactcctcctcttcctcctcttcctccactgcTCCAGGTCAACTTCATCATCTTCATCAATGTGATCCGTATTCTGGTACAGAAGCTCAAGTCTCCAGGCGTGGGGGGCCACGACACTGGCCACTTCAAGATGGTGACGtctcagagaaacacacacacaaacagcacacgcacgcacgcacggcacgcacgcacgcacgcacgcacgcacgcacgctgcacgcacgcacgcacgcacgcacgcacggcacgcacgcacgcacacacacacacacacaacacacacacacacacacacacacacacacaccacaccacaccacacacacacacacatgacacacacacacacacacacacacatacaacaacacacacacacacacacacacacattgtaggtGGTTTGGGGAGCCAGACACAAAGGCATTATTGTGACTcttatctgttctctctctctctctctctctctctctctctctctctctctctctctcttctcgtctctctgcttcttctctctcttactctctctctctctctctctctctgtgtggtgtgtgtgtgtgttgtgtgtgtggtggtgtgtggtgtgtgtgtgtgtagtgtgtgtgtgtgtgtgtgtgtgtgtgtgtgtgtgtgtgtgtgtgttagtgttgtagGCTGGCTAAATTCCCTCTGTTCCTGATCCCTCTGTTTGGGATGCACTACATGGTGTTTGCCTTCCTACCAGAGAACACAGGAGAGGAGGCCCGTATCTTCATAGAGCTGGGCCTGGGATCCTTTCAGGTAGGGGCGTGGTAGGGGCGTGGTGGGGGCGTGGTAGGGGTGTGGCTGTGTGCCTGCGTGCCTGCATACTACTGCATACTACTGCAAAGTAAGGTACATTTGACATCCAGTAGTATATTATTTTGTAATAATGTAGCTAGTTAATATAACTGGAAAACTCACTTTCtattccttcttcttcctcagggctttgtggtggctcTGCTCTACTGTTTCCTAAATGGAGAAGTAAGCAGTAACCAACATAATTACAATGACAGAATTAGAATCTAGAATTACAGTGATTTTGATTGAATAACTCGCAGTGTTCTTACTGCAGAGACAAAGATGAAAATCCATAATCGTTTCTGATTGACTGCTATCTCAAGTCTCTGATGTCAAGATTATTTGATGTACTGAACACTGTGTACAGACCTCTCAATGTGCTTTCAAATGACagagtgctctctctctttctctctctctctgtgtgtatgtttgtgcctgtgtgcgtgcatgcgtatgcgcgtgtgtgtgtgcgtgcatatgcatGGGTGTGCGTGCATTCGTGTGTCCAGGTGCAGGCAGAGCTGAAGAAGCATCTATGGAAGTGGCAGATCCAAGGTTATCTGAGCTACAGTAGGAGAAGACGTACCCTCTTCACAGAGAGCTCCACCGTCACACAGATCTCTGTTCTGGAGAAGTCCTCCCCCAAGGAGCTACCCTGCatcagcgacacacacacactcacgcacatcgacaaacacacactcacacacacttctgtccCGAGCTACACTGacacaaaaacactcacacacactgacacacaaaaaCTCACACAAAGCTCTGTCTCAATCTGTGACGACACAAACACCCTCACACACAACAccgactcactcacacacaactcAACAGTCTGAGAGAACAAAAaatcccgctatctctctctattcccaatcctccctcttcttttcttcctcccctctctcaagGATGGACTACACCTTGACTCT contains:
- the LOC112072909 gene encoding pituitary adenylate cyclase-activating polypeptide type I receptor-like, producing MLLTKTSSLKWIRALFAIWLHLTVWETMEAIHPDCALVSHHMKAQESCIHTRRQEGRNRSARTGCRTEWDEIRCWSRAEVGQIVNVSCSDVSQLFANKGYIFRNCTKDGWTELYPTYEEACEFADESETGSETTYFSTISQVYTTGYATSLVSLISAIFVFTVFRKFHCTRNYIHINLFSSFILRASAVFIKDGVLFADENLDHCFMSTMACKSAVAFFQFSILANYFWLLVEGMYLQTLLALTFVSHKKYFWWYTLIGWGLPTTILLVWVLTRNFYDDRGCWDDTDVAFIWWIIKGPITASLLVNFIIFINVIRILVQKLKSPGVGGHDTGHFKMCCRLAKFPLFLIPLFGMHYMVFAFLPENTGEEARIFIELGLGSFQGFVVALLYCFLNGEVQAELKKHLWKWQIQGYLSYSRRRRTLFTESSTVTQISVLEKSSPKELPCISDTHTLTHIDKHTLTHTSVPSYTDTKTLTHTDTQKLTQSSVSICDDTNTLTHNTDSLTHNSTV